The Thermodesulfobacteriota bacterium genome includes a window with the following:
- a CDS encoding DNA-3-methyladenine glycosylase I, whose translation MEKRCRWAGTDPDYIAYHDREWGVPVHDDRTLFEFLVLEGAQAGLSWLTILKKRDNYRKAFDNFIPEKVARYDEKRIALLLADPGIIRNRLKINAAVTNARAFLGVAEQFGSFDHYLWRFVDGRPVINAWKKETDLPVQTDTAGILSRDLKKRGFRFVGPIICYSFMQAVGMVNDHVVDCFRHREV comes from the coding sequence ATGGAAAAAAGGTGCCGATGGGCGGGGACGGACCCTGATTATATCGCCTATCATGACCGGGAATGGGGGGTTCCCGTTCATGACGACCGGACGCTATTTGAGTTCCTGGTTTTAGAAGGCGCCCAGGCGGGGTTGAGTTGGCTGACCATCCTGAAAAAAAGAGACAACTACCGGAAGGCGTTTGATAACTTCATCCCGGAAAAAGTCGCCCGGTATGATGAAAAACGGATTGCGCTACTGCTGGCCGACCCCGGCATCATCCGGAACCGGCTGAAAATCAATGCCGCCGTCACCAACGCCAGGGCCTTTCTGGGCGTGGCCGAGCAGTTCGGGTCCTTCGACCATTACCTGTGGCGTTTCGTTGACGGACGGCCCGTTATTAATGCCTGGAAAAAAGAAACGGACCTGCCAGTCCAGACCGACACCGCCGGGATATTGAGCCGGGATCTGAAGAAGAGAGGTTTTCGCTTTGTCGGACCGATAATCTGTTATTCGTTCATGCAGGCGGTGGGCATGGTCAACGACCATGTTGTCGACTGTTTCCGGCACCGTGAAGTTTAA
- a CDS encoding glycosyltransferase family 4 protein: MDETAWKGHNIGFISTRLAGTDGVSLETRKWADIFTGEGLTCYYFAGELDTPPECSYLFEKAHFTHPAIVDIHENCFGVRVRGRYITQRIQNVKRELKDHLYRFIEKFQIDIIVVENALSIPLNLPLGIAITEIISEIGIPAIAHHHDFYWERERFLTNSVAEYLNMAFPPNLAPIKSVVINSAAGNQLSLRTGISPTIIPNVMNFESPPPPSDDYTKTVRHDLGIETDELFILQPTRVVQRKGIEHAIELVNRLGRKARLVISHAAGDEGLDYYQRVKEFSDLLGVRTVFVSEVINEKRGLTSDGRKIYTLNDIYPCADLVTYPSNYEGFGNAFLEAVYFRRPIAINNYSIYATDIRPKGFSVIEINGFVTGKTVEQARRVLDDADFRRKMVDHNYETALRYYSYSVLRQKLKTLIIDCLGYPF, from the coding sequence ATGGATGAAACTGCCTGGAAAGGCCATAACATCGGCTTTATATCGACCCGGCTGGCGGGAACCGACGGCGTTTCCCTGGAAACCCGCAAATGGGCTGACATCTTTACCGGAGAGGGCTTGACCTGCTATTATTTTGCCGGCGAACTGGACACGCCGCCGGAATGCTCCTACCTTTTTGAGAAAGCTCACTTCACTCATCCTGCCATCGTCGACATCCACGAAAACTGTTTCGGTGTCCGGGTCCGCGGCCGGTACATCACCCAACGCATCCAGAACGTCAAGCGGGAACTCAAAGACCACCTTTACCGCTTTATCGAAAAATTCCAAATCGACATCATTGTCGTGGAAAACGCCCTGTCCATCCCGCTGAACCTGCCCCTGGGCATCGCCATCACTGAAATCATATCCGAAATCGGCATTCCCGCCATCGCCCATCATCATGATTTTTACTGGGAACGGGAGCGGTTTTTGACCAATTCCGTGGCCGAATACCTGAACATGGCCTTTCCACCCAATCTCGCCCCCATCAAAAGCGTGGTCATCAACTCCGCGGCCGGCAACCAGTTGAGCCTGCGGACCGGCATTTCGCCGACCATCATTCCCAATGTCATGAATTTTGAAAGCCCGCCGCCGCCATCCGACGATTACACAAAAACCGTCCGCCACGACCTGGGCATCGAAACCGACGAGCTGTTTATTCTGCAGCCGACCCGGGTGGTTCAACGCAAGGGGATCGAACATGCCATCGAACTGGTCAACCGCCTGGGGCGCAAAGCCAGGCTGGTCATCTCCCACGCCGCCGGTGATGAGGGTCTGGATTACTACCAGCGGGTCAAAGAGTTTTCAGACCTGCTGGGCGTCCGGACGGTCTTTGTGTCTGAAGTCATCAATGAAAAAAGAGGGCTGACGTCTGACGGACGGAAAATATATACCCTCAACGACATCTATCCGTGTGCCGACCTGGTGACTTATCCCTCCAACTATGAGGGGTTCGGCAACGCCTTTCTGGAAGCGGTCTATTTCAGACGGCCCATCGCCATTAACAACTATTCCATTTACGCCACGGACATCCGGCCCAAAGGCTTTTCCGTTATCGAGATCAACGGATTCGTGACCGGGAAAACCGTGGAGCAGGCCCGGCGGGTACTGGACGACGCGGACTTCCGGAGAAAAATGGTCGACCATAATTATGAAACCGCCCTGCGTTATTATTCCTATTCCGTGCTGCGGCAAAAATTAAAAACGCTGATCATCGACTGCCTGGGGTATCCCTTCTGA
- the recN gene encoding DNA repair protein RecN, whose amino-acid sequence MLRELAIKDFAIIDDLRVRFDGGLTILSGETGAGKSIIINAFNLLLGGRANARLIRAGAASAEIEAIFDIARKGPAAELLKQHGYETGGELLIRRKVAGDNRHRIYINGSLASMPVLTAITAGLAGISGQHAHQHLLKEEAHLFILDQFAGLLPLRENVRQAYQELVPLLREREKLIRLSQHQTQQAELLAFQRDEIRKARIASGEDEELEKEKTRLKHAERLYALAFGALEGLYDSQGSVIEQLALIRKNLAEAGQIDPDLAPRLEAMTDITARVEETAGLLRGYLDGVQTDERRLEEVEERLDLLTRLKKKHGRTLTDILSRLEEIDRELTGLENLSGTIAELDRRIETGHEKLASFARRLSEGRKKAARDFSARMEQELAGLKMDKTRFDVEFSALPAGNATEPLLTVDGAGVDETGLDRAAFLIAPNVGEPLKPLAEIASGGELSRVVLALKAILAGRESVGTIVFDEVDAGIGGETAEVVGRKLLGLSAYHQVLCITHLPQIAKFGHHHYKIEKEVSQGRTTTRIRALSKKERIQEIARMTGGEKITDKTLAHAKEMLESASHS is encoded by the coding sequence ATGCTGCGGGAACTTGCCATAAAAGACTTCGCCATCATTGACGACCTGCGTGTCCGTTTTGACGGCGGGCTGACCATCTTGAGCGGCGAAACCGGAGCCGGCAAATCCATCATCATCAACGCCTTCAATCTGCTGCTGGGCGGCCGCGCCAACGCCCGGCTGATCCGGGCCGGCGCCGCATCCGCCGAGATCGAGGCCATTTTCGACATTGCCCGGAAAGGGCCGGCGGCCGAATTACTCAAGCAGCACGGCTATGAAACCGGCGGCGAGCTGCTGATCAGGCGAAAAGTCGCCGGTGACAACCGTCACCGCATTTACATCAACGGCAGCCTGGCCTCCATGCCGGTGCTGACCGCCATTACCGCCGGCCTGGCCGGCATCTCAGGACAGCACGCCCACCAGCACCTGCTGAAAGAAGAGGCCCATCTGTTCATCCTGGACCAGTTCGCCGGACTGCTGCCGCTGCGGGAAAACGTCAGGCAGGCATACCAGGAACTGGTTCCGCTGCTGCGGGAACGGGAAAAGCTGATTCGCCTGAGCCAGCATCAGACGCAACAGGCGGAACTGCTGGCCTTCCAGCGGGATGAGATCCGCAAGGCCCGGATAGCGTCAGGTGAAGACGAGGAACTGGAAAAGGAAAAGACCCGGCTCAAACACGCCGAACGGCTCTACGCCCTGGCTTTCGGCGCGTTGGAAGGACTGTATGACAGCCAGGGCTCGGTCATCGAACAACTGGCCCTGATCCGGAAGAACCTGGCGGAGGCCGGTCAGATCGATCCCGACCTGGCGCCGCGGCTGGAGGCGATGACCGACATCACGGCCCGGGTGGAAGAAACGGCCGGCCTGTTGAGAGGATATCTGGACGGCGTGCAGACCGACGAGCGCCGGCTGGAAGAGGTTGAGGAGCGTCTTGATCTGCTGACACGGCTGAAGAAGAAGCACGGCCGGACCCTGACAGACATTTTAAGCCGGCTGGAAGAAATTGACCGGGAGCTGACCGGCCTGGAGAATCTTTCCGGCACCATTGCCGAGCTTGACCGGCGGATCGAAACCGGTCATGAGAAACTGGCTTCATTCGCCCGGCGTTTGTCCGAAGGCAGAAAAAAGGCGGCCCGCGATTTTTCGGCCCGGATGGAACAGGAACTGGCCGGGCTGAAAATGGACAAAACCCGCTTTGATGTGGAATTCTCCGCCCTGCCGGCCGGGAACGCTACCGAACCGCTCCTGACCGTGGACGGCGCCGGGGTTGATGAGACCGGGCTGGACAGGGCCGCTTTCCTGATCGCCCCCAATGTGGGCGAGCCCTTAAAGCCCCTGGCGGAAATCGCCTCCGGCGGCGAACTGTCCCGGGTGGTACTGGCGCTGAAAGCCATCCTGGCGGGCAGGGAATCCGTGGGCACCATCGTGTTTGACGAAGTGGACGCCGGTATCGGGGGTGAAACCGCCGAGGTGGTCGGCCGGAAACTGCTGGGTCTGTCCGCCTATCATCAGGTGCTGTGCATCACCCATCTTCCCCAGATCGCCAAATTCGGCCACCATCATTACAAAATCGAAAAAGAAGTCAGCCAGGGACGCACCACCACCCGCATCCGCGCCTTATCGAAAAAGGAACGCATTCAGGAAATCGCCCGCATGACCGGCGGGGAAAAGATCACCGACAAGACCCTGGCGCATGCCAAAGAGATGCTGGAGAGCGCCAGCCACTCCTGA
- the thiD gene encoding bifunctional hydroxymethylpyrimidine kinase/phosphomethylpyrimidine kinase encodes MKTALTIAGSDSSGGAGIQADLKTFQAHGVFGMSAVTAVTVQNTQKVYDVQEVAPGIVYEQIVRVFEDIPVDAVKIGMVSGVALIEAIARALETVKRPPLVLDPVMISKSGYSLLKDEARETLVRKLFPLADVITPNVYEAELLTGGRIENLEDMKRAAVHLADMGGGRVVVKGGHLPGEAATDIIFDGRRSQDLTAPRIASRNTHGTGCTFSSALAANLALGRDFFAAAAAAKEYITRAIQQAPDIGHGPGPLNHMVAPGGQ; translated from the coding sequence ATGAAGACAGCTCTCACCATCGCCGGATCCGACTCCTCCGGCGGCGCCGGCATCCAGGCGGACTTGAAGACGTTCCAGGCGCACGGGGTGTTCGGTATGAGCGCCGTCACCGCCGTGACCGTGCAGAATACGCAGAAGGTGTATGACGTTCAGGAGGTGGCGCCGGGCATTGTGTACGAGCAGATCGTCCGGGTGTTTGAAGACATCCCCGTTGACGCCGTAAAGATCGGGATGGTTTCCGGGGTGGCGCTGATCGAGGCCATTGCCCGGGCCCTGGAAACGGTGAAGCGGCCGCCGTTGGTGCTGGACCCGGTCATGATTTCCAAGAGCGGTTACTCGCTGCTCAAAGACGAGGCCAGGGAGACGCTGGTCCGGAAGCTCTTTCCCCTGGCGGATGTCATCACCCCCAATGTTTACGAGGCGGAACTGCTGACCGGCGGCCGGATCGAAAACCTGGAAGACATGAAACGGGCCGCTGTGCATCTGGCCGATATGGGAGGCGGCCGGGTGGTGGTAAAAGGCGGGCACCTGCCGGGTGAGGCGGCGACGGATATTATTTTTGACGGCCGGCGGTCCCAGGATTTGACGGCCCCCCGGATCGCGTCCCGCAACACCCACGGCACCGGCTGCACGTTCTCGTCGGCCCTGGCGGCCAATCTGGCCCTGGGACGGGACTTTTTCGCGGCCGCGGCCGCGGCCAAGGAATACATCACCCGGGCCATCCAACAGGCCCCGGACATCGGCCACGGGCCCGGCCCGCTGAACCACATGGTCGCCCCCGGAGGGCAGTAA
- a CDS encoding Hsp20/alpha crystallin family protein gives MNALLPIFSDNWLWHREPTGASLVDSFFKDFGRPVVSDWEKEWAPAIDVSETENEYIVKAELPGINKKDIDISLTDGVLTVKGEKKLEKKEEKENYHYMETRYGTFTRSLKLPEDASAEKVDATYADGVLTVTVPKTETAKPRKIEVQ, from the coding sequence ATGAACGCATTGCTACCTATATTCAGCGATAACTGGTTATGGCATCGGGAACCGACCGGCGCCTCTTTGGTCGACAGTTTTTTCAAAGATTTCGGTCGGCCGGTTGTTTCCGACTGGGAAAAAGAGTGGGCCCCCGCCATTGATGTGTCTGAAACCGAAAATGAATACATCGTCAAGGCGGAGCTTCCCGGAATCAACAAAAAGGATATCGACATTTCCCTGACCGACGGCGTACTGACCGTAAAGGGGGAAAAGAAACTGGAGAAAAAAGAGGAAAAGGAAAACTATCATTATATGGAAACCCGGTACGGAACGTTTACCAGAAGCCTGAAGCTGCCGGAAGACGCCTCCGCTGAAAAAGTGGACGCGACCTATGCCGATGGCGTACTCACGGTCACCGTACCGAAAACGGAAACGGCCAAACCGAGAAAGATTGAGGTCCAGTAA
- a CDS encoding radical SAM protein — MKKIALVFPRFRYPSGELPTGLATIAAYVREQIRDIEIDLIDTSFSPTFQYIDTRLARFKPDITGIYMDVLLAPNALKAAGLAKRHGSMVIAGGPHATMAAANIIREENIDAVCLGEGEITFKEYVEAYYRGKDFSAVPGIWYKDQGLVHRNPPRPMIHNIDDLPSPAFDLFDMEQYIAHFFQLDSWRPGARGISLTVSRGCPYDCAFCQPTVREVLGRKVRIRSPEQVIDDIQYLQKKYAIDSFFFADDLIAVVPGWLERFSEELMRRNIQIAWACNTRVDTIDEATLKNMKAAGLVKIKIGIESVTDRIRNGIYAKKIDRNDIGRLIECAREMGIQVFGFFMLGAPTETAREVWETIRFAARSGLTEALFSVTTPTPGSKLFDDLVAGGWTPPTNLDDYDFNRVKRPKMSRGEISPLLLALFRKVAYIYFYLHPARIRTTVRSFNSPGGIKKLILKIRRI; from the coding sequence ATGAAAAAAATCGCCCTTGTCTTCCCCCGGTTCCGTTATCCGTCCGGAGAATTGCCCACCGGCCTGGCCACCATTGCCGCTTATGTCCGGGAACAGATCAGGGATATTGAAATCGACCTGATCGACACCAGTTTTTCCCCAACATTTCAATATATCGACACGCGACTGGCCCGGTTCAAACCGGATATTACCGGCATTTACATGGATGTGCTGCTGGCGCCCAACGCGCTGAAGGCGGCCGGTCTTGCCAAACGTCACGGATCCATGGTGATTGCCGGCGGCCCCCACGCCACCATGGCGGCCGCCAACATCATCCGGGAGGAAAACATCGACGCCGTCTGTCTGGGCGAGGGGGAAATCACCTTCAAAGAGTACGTCGAGGCCTATTACAGAGGCAAGGATTTCAGCGCCGTACCGGGAATATGGTATAAGGACCAAGGTCTTGTCCACAGGAATCCGCCCCGCCCCATGATTCATAATATCGATGATCTGCCGTCACCCGCCTTTGACCTGTTTGACATGGAACAGTATATCGCCCATTTCTTTCAGCTGGATTCCTGGCGGCCGGGCGCCAGGGGGATATCCCTGACCGTATCCCGGGGCTGTCCCTATGACTGCGCCTTCTGCCAGCCCACGGTCCGGGAAGTGCTGGGTCGGAAAGTTCGAATCCGTTCCCCGGAACAGGTGATCGACGATATCCAATACCTTCAAAAAAAATACGCCATCGACTCGTTTTTTTTTGCCGACGATTTGATCGCGGTGGTGCCCGGATGGCTGGAACGGTTTTCAGAAGAGTTGATGCGAAGAAACATCCAGATCGCCTGGGCCTGTAATACGCGGGTGGACACCATTGATGAGGCCACCCTGAAAAACATGAAAGCCGCCGGCCTGGTCAAGATAAAAATCGGCATAGAATCCGTTACCGACAGAATCCGAAATGGAATTTACGCCAAAAAAATTGACAGAAACGACATTGGACGACTGATTGAATGTGCCCGGGAAATGGGTATCCAGGTTTTTGGGTTTTTCATGCTCGGCGCGCCCACGGAAACGGCCCGGGAGGTATGGGAAACCATCCGTTTCGCGGCCCGATCGGGGCTGACGGAAGCGCTTTTTTCCGTCACAACGCCGACGCCCGGGTCAAAACTTTTTGACGACCTTGTGGCCGGGGGATGGACGCCGCCCACCAATCTTGACGACTATGACTTCAATCGTGTAAAAAGGCCGAAAATGAGCCGCGGGGAGATCAGTCCCCTGCTGCTGGCATTGTTCAGAAAGGTCGCCTACATCTATTTTTATCTTCATCCCGCCAGAATCCGAACGACGGTGCGTTCGTTCAACAGCCCCGGCGGGATAAAAAAACTGATACTGAAAATCAGACGGATATAA
- a CDS encoding tetratricopeptide repeat protein, with amino-acid sequence MRNNMSRPYQTLAACFFLAVIVTVLFYPVTGHEFLNMDDPFFVQEHHVPGGLTPANIKRAFTLHYGMWMPLTWLSHMVDAQLYGLKPAGHHLTSLIIHLANTLLLFLALRSMTGAFYRSLIIAAIFGVHPLQVEPAAYIACRKDLLAAFFWVLTILGYTRYVHRPSRCRYLAVCLCFFLGLMAKPVLVTLPLILLLLDYWPLYRFNKGKTAALIMEKLPLLAGSILIGLVTVFTQEQAGAMTSLSDIPLSSRIANALVNYAAYLGHIFWPTDMAIFYPWQQQLPGWKYVGAALLLLTITVGLVSRREESPYLLTGWFWFLIALLPVIGIIPVGSHGMADRYAYIPGIGVLIAAVWTAGDITRQWRIKTPFIIICLSALFLVLGIISRHQIGYWKNSETVFRHALDVTTGNYAAHNNLARTLMEKRIFDEARDHLNRAIMIHPDFPQAHNNMGVLLAAEKQGRKALGHFARAIDLYPGFTEAHYNMANELMAGGAHTLALNHYRQALRIRPDYQNAADIHYRIGLIMTQRRKTDKAAASLRQALSLDPGHIEATNALAAIFKAGRHYDQAIGLYQQLLEKRPDCSISIAYNLACLYSLKSDPDTAVAWLKKSIEAGFSHCEWLEADSELDHIRHTKDFQDLMKQFRPAK; translated from the coding sequence ATGCGAAACAACATGTCCCGCCCTTATCAAACGCTCGCCGCCTGTTTTTTTCTGGCCGTCATCGTAACCGTTCTGTTTTATCCGGTCACCGGACATGAATTTTTGAACATGGATGACCCTTTTTTTGTCCAGGAGCATCACGTCCCCGGAGGATTAACTCCGGCCAACATCAAAAGGGCATTCACCCTGCATTACGGTATGTGGATGCCGCTGACCTGGCTGTCGCACATGGTCGACGCCCAGCTATACGGACTGAAACCGGCCGGTCATCATCTCACCAGCCTGATCATCCATCTGGCCAACACCCTGTTGCTGTTCCTGGCATTGCGGTCCATGACCGGCGCTTTTTATCGAAGCCTGATCATCGCCGCGATCTTCGGCGTGCACCCGCTGCAGGTTGAACCGGCAGCCTATATCGCCTGCCGCAAGGACCTGCTGGCGGCTTTCTTCTGGGTACTGACCATCCTGGGGTACACCCGCTATGTCCATCGTCCTTCCCGTTGCCGGTATCTGGCCGTATGCCTGTGTTTTTTCCTGGGGTTGATGGCCAAACCGGTACTGGTGACGCTGCCCCTGATTCTGCTGCTGCTGGATTACTGGCCGCTGTATCGCTTCAACAAAGGGAAAACAGCAGCCCTGATCATGGAAAAGCTGCCGCTGCTGGCCGGTTCAATCCTGATCGGACTGGTGACGGTCTTCACCCAGGAACAGGCGGGGGCGATGACATCTCTGTCCGATATTCCCCTGTCCAGCAGGATCGCCAACGCCCTGGTCAACTACGCGGCTTACCTCGGTCATATATTCTGGCCGACAGATATGGCCATCTTCTACCCCTGGCAGCAACAACTGCCCGGGTGGAAATATGTCGGCGCGGCGCTGTTGCTGTTGACCATCACGGTGGGCCTGGTCAGCCGGCGGGAGGAATCGCCTTACCTGCTCACCGGCTGGTTCTGGTTTCTCATCGCGCTGCTGCCGGTCATCGGCATCATTCCCGTCGGAAGCCATGGCATGGCCGATCGTTATGCCTACATTCCAGGGATCGGCGTTCTCATCGCCGCCGTCTGGACGGCAGGAGATATAACGCGACAATGGCGCATCAAGACGCCTTTTATCATAATATGTCTGTCAGCCCTCTTCCTGGTGCTTGGTATTATCTCCCGGCATCAGATCGGTTACTGGAAAAACAGCGAGACTGTGTTCCGGCATGCCCTGGATGTGACCACCGGCAACTATGCCGCCCACAACAATCTGGCCAGAACCCTGATGGAAAAAAGGATTTTTGATGAAGCCCGGGATCACCTGAACCGGGCAATCATGATCCACCCGGACTTTCCCCAGGCCCACAACAATATGGGGGTGCTGCTGGCGGCGGAGAAGCAGGGCCGGAAAGCCCTGGGCCACTTTGCCAGGGCGATCGACCTTTATCCCGGCTTTACCGAAGCGCATTACAATATGGCCAATGAATTAATGGCCGGAGGGGCCCATACGTTGGCGCTGAATCACTACAGACAGGCGTTGCGTATCAGACCGGACTATCAAAATGCCGCCGACATCCACTACCGGATCGGCCTGATCATGACGCAGCGGCGAAAAACGGACAAGGCGGCCGCCAGCCTTCGGCAGGCCCTGTCCCTTGATCCGGGTCACATTGAAGCGACCAATGCCCTGGCCGCAATCTTTAAAGCCGGCCGTCATTATGATCAGGCCATCGGCCTGTATCAGCAATTACTTGAGAAACGCCCCGACTGCAGCATCAGTATCGCCTACAACCTGGCGTGCCTTTACTCCCTGAAAAGCGATCCGGACACAGCCGTCGCCTGGCTGAAAAAAAGCATTGAGGCCGGGTTCTCGCATTGTGAATGGCTGGAAGCCGACAGCGAACTGGATCATATTCGCCATACGAAAGATTTTCAGGACCTGATGAAACAATTCCGGCCTGCGAAATGA
- a CDS encoding radical SAM protein produces MNFGRALRSGLPLVKAAGQYTRALMTGRRMPLYTGIFITPRCNLNCVYCFPNSPCRREEDEFSKQEIFHMVDELYAMGTRYIVLLGGEPLLREDVGDIIDYIARKKIIVEVITNGYFTRQRLAALKKVSYVCHSIDGNEADMEKNRGRGSHKKIMESLSLCRDNGIPVQMRTVFNRNNADSLDYLLTLARNWNTTLGLCEQAITREQDREFVMSAEELRLFWRRVRDYKTKGYPVDKTFRLLNNIIGFPLGIPLDRIFRRGDPLPPGYHFPPCRIARGHAFIDSNGMMYPCPMLLGRGENGRSVHGSGGVKRAWEELSGNDCLFCRQSVQDLKNEFFSYDPQAIKTVAATLLAKLTHQPG; encoded by the coding sequence ATGAATTTCGGGCGAGCGCTCCGCAGCGGCCTGCCGCTGGTAAAAGCCGCGGGGCAGTACACCAGGGCACTGATGACAGGCCGGCGGATGCCCCTGTACACCGGCATTTTCATCACCCCGAGGTGCAACCTGAACTGCGTATACTGCTTTCCCAACTCCCCTTGCAGAAGAGAAGAAGACGAGTTCTCAAAGCAGGAAATCTTTCACATGGTTGACGAGTTGTACGCCATGGGAACCCGCTATATTGTCCTGCTGGGCGGAGAGCCGTTGCTGAGGGAAGACGTCGGCGATATTATCGATTATATCGCCCGAAAAAAAATCATCGTCGAAGTGATCACTAACGGCTATTTTACCCGCCAGCGACTGGCGGCCCTGAAGAAGGTCAGTTATGTCTGTCACAGCATCGACGGCAATGAAGCCGACATGGAGAAAAACCGCGGCCGGGGCTCCCACAAAAAAATCATGGAAAGTCTGTCCCTGTGCCGGGACAACGGCATTCCCGTTCAGATGAGAACCGTATTCAACCGGAACAACGCCGACAGCCTGGATTACCTGCTCACCCTGGCCCGAAACTGGAACACCACTCTGGGCCTCTGCGAACAAGCCATTACCCGGGAACAGGACCGGGAGTTCGTCATGTCAGCCGAAGAACTGCGCCTGTTCTGGCGCCGGGTCCGCGATTACAAAACAAAGGGATACCCCGTGGACAAGACCTTCCGGCTGCTGAACAACATCATCGGTTTTCCGCTGGGCATCCCCCTGGACAGGATATTCCGCAGGGGCGATCCGCTGCCGCCGGGCTATCATTTCCCGCCCTGCCGCATCGCCCGCGGCCATGCCTTTATTGACAGCAACGGCATGATGTACCCCTGCCCCATGCTGCTGGGCAGGGGCGAAAACGGCCGGAGCGTCCACGGCAGCGGCGGCGTAAAAAGGGCCTGGGAAGAGCTGTCCGGGAATGACTGCCTGTTCTGCCGCCAGAGCGTTCAGGATTTGAAAAACGAGTTTTTCTCCTATGACCCGCAAGCCATAAAAACGGTCGCCGCCACGCTGTTGGCCAAATTAACGCATCAGCCCGGATGA